tagttaaggtttaaatttaatatttaaagatgGAAATATGGCTTAGAGTTTAATGTTTGGAATGTAGTGTTATTTTGGTATTTTCTctctttaaatattatttagtgataaaaatttaaaagtgctattttgagattttctcatattttattagtatgATTAAAAGTTTATTAGTATGTTAGTTGTTCAGTGGTTAAACTCAACCTGGAAAGTCATGGATCCGAGTGTCGCTAGGACGTGATTATCTTGAGGGACCTTCAGGCTTCTGGGGTGATCACCAGCCCTCCTGGATGCCTCGGTGGGCTCCCCAGCTAAGCTCCGGTGGACGGTTATTGACGCTAGTCGGATTCTCTCGAGACTCCGGATACCAGGgtcatcaacaaaaaaaaatctattgttaaaaatgaatatcaaaatcaagaaaagttaaataaaaatcaggcatagtctctttttttttttgtaaacgtCGATGTGGAAACTTTGTTAATTTGCTATTATTACTCTTTGCGattaaaaaagtatattttttttcctaaactGGAGTAAAACGTAGGAAAAAGGTTCAAGTTTGCTGATTTTTTTATCGAATCAATGTGGTATAACATATGATTTATTGTGTTTGAAGAATACCAGTTTGATTTTGTGAAGAAATTAAAGCTTACATAAAAACAATAGTTGCTCCCAGGGGTGGGCATTCTGATACCCGTTccggttcggatcggatatttcaaattttctgttattttgatATAGGGGGTATAGAACCTTTCTGGTATTTCTACACTTCAGGTTGAGTTCGGATGTTCTAAGTTCTGATTGGTTATTTCGGGTCGGGTCTGaactttagattttgaaaaagtcaaaattctTCATTTGCTTAAGTTTTTCGTGTTTACGAATATACTTTTAACTTAACTATATAACTTTAACAAATTGTGTTGTGGGAAACTATTATTAACTTATTACGTAACCATAGATATACAAGGGGACCCCAGTTTTCATTCAACTTCTCATCtcttatatgttaaaaaaaaattgtaataaatgTATTTACACACTAATTGACACGTGATATGATAGTCTCatgatcattttaaaataatgtgttcATACACCAATTTTCTTAATTCTAACATAGACAATTTAATGGTTGACAcgctaatttttttaattagtttttttttgttcatgtaTTTTTAACCTTTATATTAGTGAATTAAAGTTCTCTCCATTTAACTACTGAATAATATCAttgttgaaataaataaattacagaATCACTAAGATTCACATAAACTAAAATACTAGAACgaaaatgtttttagaaattaaaaattttgtacaTTACCGAACTTGGCCATGATCGAAGCTTTTGTACACGAAGGGAACAAATAATTGTGATTGGTTATGCATTTGTTACACAAagttggatttttatttttgtcaaatattgtttttttatagaGTTTTCATATCAGACcaagaattataaatataatataattgctataaaatataagaaatcacaTTATTTTCGACCCAACCGTGACCCCCTTTCACTCGATTgtattgtgtttttattatatttacaaataatgTTTATTAAGAAAGTATACTTTACTGGTTTAACTATATCAATTTGCAACATGCCCAACAATATTGAGACGTTGcccaatattttttattggtatTCTCAGAGTATGGTCCAATAATTATGTACGTAAAATAAGcccaaaatatgtattttacatttatttatttttctttatactaGTAGAAGAAAGTAAGTATGGATAGAACATATGGATccaaaaaaccaaaccgaacttgatttgaaagtaatACTAAAGACAAACTAAAAACTGATTAATTACTTAgatggatctttttttttttttaaaagcaaaagCATTTATAGACTCATGTAGACTATGTAAACCAAAGTAGCAACTTTGCATCCATgtgtacgacgaaagacggttgtatCCGAGCACAGCGTGCCAAGCGATCCGCCTTTATGTTTTCCGTCCTAGGAACATGAACGATCTCTGAgttgatgaagcttcttctcaaaagcTTAATATCCTCCAGATAGCTTTCAAATGATGGCCattcttttggttttgaaactatcttcaccaattgagaacaatccgtttcAAACTTAGAtggatctaaaattttaatattcgaATAATTATACCTGATTCTATCTAAACTGTAATATTTTGGATACCAGaaatatctaaatcacaattatatacttaaatatatcaattatttgtaatatatatatatatatatatatatatataagatatttaaaaatatgaaaatatataaacattatcAAAGTAgtcaaaataaatatctaaaaataacaaaaaaggtTCAAAATGCtgaaaatatctatttattctcaatctaaatatttaaattgaactaATTTTTATGTAACCTTAAGTAGTTAGTCTTagattattcaaattttttatgttttatattatttttatttttcagattatgaggaattaaatatatttggatttttattaaaaattatataattaaaatgagtttCTGAACTCGAAtctgaaccgaatccgaaccaaacccgcaatGATTCGAACAAAATCCTAACCAAATTCAAACCGAAATGGATAAATATCtgaatcaaatttaaataatcaattcTAAAAATCCGAAATCCGAATATATCAATTGAATCTGAACGGATATCTAAATGTTCATTCCTAAAAACTAATATAGGACAAATTCTTTAGTACAAATAAATAATCTtatcaactattttttttgCGTGCACGGCGCATATCATTTAGCTAGTTAAATAATATAGCGCAGACCCAACCCAACTGTATGCTTAGCGCATTTTCAGACCATAGATATAGTATATCattatttatacatttaaaaaactaaaacttcAATACAATAAATTGAATACAAGTAAAACATAGAGTAAACAacataatttgaatattttgggAAACACAAATTTACAACGCATTGATATTTACAAATCAGTTGTAAAATACTGTTGAAAGAAATATAATTAGTAGATATTGGAAGAATCAATTACGAAAGTTTCTCTAAAATGTTTTTAAGTTGCTTTAAATTCAATTAGAGAAAAGGTAtagaaattggtttataaaatatctaaatttaaaTGCATAACACACATTTACTCGTTGGAACAGAGATACAATGATTGAAAATTATATGACACTACGTGAAAGTAAAGAAATATCGGGTTTGTTTTGAGATTACTCCCAATTGAtgctttttaaattatttgatttggtCAGCAAAAACGGTCTAAGTTCTCTCTTTCCTCTCGCCTTCGTTGATCCTTTTTAGTTCCCTTCTTCTCATCGACTTTGAGATATCTCAGAACTCATCGCAAATCAGACAGTTTTCAGAAAAAGAAGAATGGAAGTGATGAGCTTAACTGCTCCATCTTCACAAAGAAAATTCACTGGTGGCTTCTTAAGCGCACCAACAAGTCCACGAAGAATAACAGAATGGTACAGAGAGTACGAGGAGGAGGCAAAAAGAAACTTCTTCGAACGTTCTTTGATGCCTTTCGATTGGGAAGAGAATCCATGCAGTCCGAGAAAGATCACtgacaatgaagaagaagatactgTTGATGATTTTGCCTTCGAGATCGGTGATAAATCTGAGACTAGGTCGCTTTTCGCAGAAGAGCTCTTTGATGGAGGCAAAATCAAACCCTTGAAGCCTCCTCCGTATTTGCAATTAGATAATCAACAGTTTCATTACAAATTCTCATCTCCAGATTCTTCTCCAAGATCACCTATTGCTCATGGCAAGGAcatcctccgcaaagcttttccgCCGAGAAAGAAACCTACAGATGTAGATCCTTTTGAGGTCGCCATAGATAACATTCGCAAAGGCGTTGGAGAggaaagagggagagagaggcTTCAGAACCCGGGCCGAAGAGCCACTCGATCGCTTTCTCCTTTTCGGGTTTCAGCTTATCCATGGGAAGAACAAGAACAGAGAGAGGTACAAGGTCATGAACAGAGAAAGGCCTCTTTCTCTTCTATACCGTCTACATCTTCATCAACTTGCGTGTCTTGCAAGTTATCTTCCTCGAAGAAATGGAGGCTAAAGGACTTGCTTCTTTTCCGTAGCGCATCAGAGGGAAGAGCAAGGcacaacaacaaagatttcATGAAGTCGTTATCGGGTTTGTTCAGGAAACAGGAAGACAGCAAGAGCTCGAGCTCTAGAGGAAGAGGATCACCGTCTATCTCCTCCGCCCATGAATTCCATTACATGGCTAAAAAGGCAGAAGCAAAAGGTTTGAAGAAAAAGACTTTCTTGCCTTATATGCAAATAGGAAGATTCGCCTTGTAAACTATAATCTTATTATTGGTTAATTCTTTGAAGCGCAAACCCAAAATGATTATATTGTTTGCTTAATTACATGATCTAAAGAACTGACTCATTTCTACTCTCTTGCCTGGTTGATGCGTTTCGGAAGCAAGTAAAATGAACAATAATCATTTGAGATTATTATTTCTTGTGCATATTTGTCTATTTATATTTTGCATTAGACTACTTACAATGGTTAGTGTATTCAACAccttccttttttattttttttaaattacacaTCACTCTCTCTTTCATCCACATCATTAATTCAACGTCTATTTTCTTTTAGTAACATAcaatggtttttttttgaaagaaaattcaacaCCTTACAATTTtaatctcaattttttttatgttattgttTACTAAATATATCAACAACAAATTAATCTGAATAATACAATTATCTTtgccgacaaaaaaaatatttctaattttcagttttatttataattttaatgtattttgttttatttatataaataagagTATTAGgagataatattaatattatattgaaattatttatgtaaccaaattaAATAACCAAATTTCTATCTgtacaacataaaaaattatgaattttgacataaattgtttttataaaacagATAATTTACTATGAAATAATTCAATTGAAGCAatgaagatgaaaaaaaaatctcaaaaattcCAACAACCAATTAGATATTACCagtcatatttattttttaaaagagaaataaattcTCAGATCTTTACTTACTTTTAGGACCGTACAATACAAATATTTCATCCGATTGGTTCATGTTTTAAATGTAGGTCTCATTTTTTGGTTTTCAACTAgttgaatttattcaacttggTTTA
The window above is part of the Brassica napus cultivar Da-Ae chromosome C3, Da-Ae, whole genome shotgun sequence genome. Proteins encoded here:
- the LOC106388380 gene encoding uncharacterized protein LOC106388380 produces the protein MEVMSLTAPSSQRKFTGGFLSAPTSPRRITEWYREYEEEAKRNFFERSLMPFDWEENPCSPRKITDNEEEDTVDDFAFEIGDKSETRSLFAEELFDGGKIKPLKPPPYLQLDNQQFHYKFSSPDSSPRSPIAHGKDILRKAFPPRKKPTDVDPFEVAIDNIRKGVGEERGRERLQNPGRRATRSLSPFRVSAYPWEEQEQREVQGHEQRKASFSSIPSTSSSTCVSCKLSSSKKWRLKDLLLFRSASEGRARHNNKDFMKSLSGLFRKQEDSKSSSSRGRGSPSISSAHEFHYMAKKAEAKGLKKKTFLPYMQIGRFAL